In Bacillus sp. DX3.1, the following proteins share a genomic window:
- a CDS encoding NADP-dependent malic enzyme: MLESQINERSLLLHKELVGKIEITSKVEVNTADDLSLTYTPGVAESCKAIAADEETAYDYTARGNMVAVVSDGTAVLGLGDIGPKAAMPVMEGKCILFKKFANVDAFPLCLGTKDVDEIVTIVKNLEPTFAGINLEDIAAPRCFEIEKRLKEETNIPVFHDDQHGTAIVVLAAVINALKVVNKQMDKVKFVINGAGSAGIAIGKLLLKAGAQHITLVSLEGIVCEGEAWMNSAQIEIAKGTNRECMRGTLKEAIDGADVFIGVSAPNVLTKELVKTMNEASIVFAMANPVPEIYPEDALQAGAAVVGTGRSDYPNQVNNVLAFPGIFRGALDVRATDVTEEMKLAAAYGIANIITDEERNANYVIPNPLDKSVVPSVAAAVAKAAIESGVAQITKLPSYSIEK, translated from the coding sequence ATGTTAGAAAGTCAAATTAATGAGCGATCATTATTACTTCATAAAGAATTAGTAGGGAAAATTGAAATTACCAGTAAAGTAGAGGTTAACACAGCGGACGATTTAAGTTTGACGTATACACCGGGGGTAGCTGAATCTTGTAAGGCAATTGCGGCAGATGAAGAAACAGCTTATGACTATACAGCACGCGGTAATATGGTCGCGGTTGTTTCAGACGGAACGGCAGTACTTGGGTTAGGTGATATTGGACCGAAAGCAGCTATGCCGGTTATGGAAGGGAAATGTATTTTATTTAAAAAGTTTGCGAATGTAGATGCATTCCCGCTTTGTCTTGGAACGAAAGATGTAGATGAAATCGTTACCATTGTGAAAAATTTAGAGCCGACATTTGCAGGAATTAATTTAGAAGATATTGCGGCACCACGCTGTTTTGAAATTGAAAAGCGATTAAAAGAAGAAACAAATATTCCGGTGTTTCATGATGATCAACATGGAACAGCAATCGTTGTATTGGCAGCGGTTATTAACGCTTTAAAAGTTGTTAACAAGCAGATGGATAAAGTGAAATTTGTCATTAATGGTGCCGGTTCTGCAGGAATTGCAATTGGAAAATTGTTATTAAAAGCTGGTGCACAGCATATTACGTTAGTGAGTCTAGAAGGAATTGTTTGTGAAGGGGAAGCATGGATGAATTCAGCCCAAATTGAGATTGCAAAAGGAACAAACCGTGAATGTATGCGTGGAACGTTAAAAGAAGCAATTGATGGTGCGGATGTGTTTATTGGAGTATCTGCTCCGAATGTATTAACAAAAGAGCTTGTGAAGACAATGAATGAAGCATCAATCGTGTTTGCGATGGCAAATCCAGTTCCAGAGATATACCCAGAGGATGCACTACAAGCTGGAGCAGCGGTCGTCGGAACAGGTCGTTCTGATTACCCAAACCAAGTGAACAATGTGCTAGCATTCCCAGGTATATTTCGAGGTGCATTAGATGTACGAGCAACGGATGTCACGGAGGAAATGAAATTAGCTGCAGCATATGGAATCGCTAACATCATTACGGATGAAGAACGAAACGCAAATTATGTGATTCCAAATCCACTAGACAAGAGTGTCGTACCAAGCGTGGCAGCTGCAGTAGCAAAAGCCGCGATTGAATCAGGAGTGGCACAAATAACAAAGTTGCCAAGTTATTCTATAGAAAAATAA
- a CDS encoding DUF4871 domain-containing protein, producing the protein MKKIGIILLFSCLIAGCTTLQQETKSPVKETIETVKPQNNAPTFFHLSVLKDVNWQESPSFVEGKVAIADGTWIANEPNKQMWFFLDPMMPSGKLSVIALKQGSTAPTPVIFQNETSERTWTAPTMIDSTTKEIPILMSLPSPGLWLLNVYIGEKFYEQIVINVEKGDNL; encoded by the coding sequence ATGAAAAAAATCGGAATTATTCTACTTTTCTCCTGTCTCATCGCTGGCTGTACTACACTACAACAAGAAACCAAATCACCAGTAAAGGAAACCATTGAAACAGTAAAACCTCAAAATAATGCTCCCACCTTCTTTCACCTTAGTGTCTTAAAAGATGTCAATTGGCAAGAAAGTCCTTCCTTTGTAGAAGGAAAAGTTGCGATTGCAGATGGTACTTGGATTGCGAATGAACCAAATAAACAAATGTGGTTCTTCCTCGATCCAATGATGCCATCTGGCAAATTATCCGTCATCGCTCTGAAACAAGGATCTACAGCACCTACTCCTGTAATCTTTCAAAATGAAACCTCCGAACGAACTTGGACTGCTCCCACTATGATTGATTCAACTACAAAAGAAATTCCTATACTCATGTCACTCCCATCCCCAGGCTTATGGCTCTTAAATGTATATATTGGTGAGAAATTTTATGAACAAATCGTTATAAATGTAGAGAAAGGTGACAATCTGTAA
- a CDS encoding DMT family transporter: MNNNRRLGLIMIITGATLWGLSGPMIQWLFQHTELSSINFLTIRLLLAGVFILCFLMAKKQNIFRIWQHPRHWMQLVIFAILGMLGAQYVFIETVHISNAVTATLFQFLGPVLITIYVAVQHKKLPSTMQVLAIVAALTGTYFIITNGSIENIVLSKEAIIFGISTAIGLAFYTLHPASLIKQWGTTLIIGWGMLIGGIALLICNRSFEWEHLSQTLTFYTSSMLILIIISGTLSFLLYIGSLKYLSATETSILSSIEPLIAAIVSITWLNESFGAYQLLGGVCIVISVIFLTMPEKETQTTFTTEQI, encoded by the coding sequence ATGAACAATAACAGAAGACTTGGTCTCATTATGATTATTACAGGAGCTACTTTATGGGGATTATCAGGTCCAATGATCCAGTGGCTCTTTCAACATACCGAGTTATCCTCTATCAACTTTTTAACAATCCGCTTATTACTAGCTGGCGTCTTTATTTTATGTTTCTTAATGGCAAAAAAACAAAACATATTTCGTATATGGCAGCACCCACGCCACTGGATGCAACTTGTCATTTTCGCTATTCTTGGCATGCTGGGAGCACAATATGTCTTTATTGAAACCGTTCATATTAGTAATGCCGTTACCGCTACCCTGTTTCAATTTCTAGGTCCGGTTCTCATTACAATTTATGTTGCAGTGCAACATAAAAAATTACCTTCTACCATGCAAGTACTAGCCATCGTAGCAGCACTGACAGGCACATATTTTATCATTACAAATGGTTCCATCGAAAATATTGTTTTATCTAAAGAAGCTATTATCTTTGGAATTTCAACCGCAATTGGCCTTGCTTTTTATACACTTCATCCTGCTTCACTTATTAAACAGTGGGGCACGACTCTCATTATTGGCTGGGGCATGTTAATTGGGGGAATCGCGCTTCTTATTTGTAATCGATCCTTCGAATGGGAACACCTTTCGCAAACGCTTACATTCTATACGTCCTCTATGCTGATTCTTATTATTATAAGCGGAACACTGTCCTTCCTTCTTTATATCGGCAGTCTGAAATATTTATCAGCAACAGAGACAAGTATTCTATCGAGTATTGAACCGCTTATAGCGGCTATCGTTTCAATCACTTGGCTAAACGAATCTTTCGGGGCGTACCAGCTATTAGGTGGTGTATGTATTGTCATCTCTGTAATTTTCTTAACAATGCCTGAGAAAGAAACGCAAACTACATTCACAACTGAACAAATTTAA
- a CDS encoding PLP-dependent aminotransferase family protein, with the protein MLELTPNLSVEKKSPLYVQLYEYIKTEIKNGEIPPFTKLPAKRKLAAYLQVSKNTVEAAYEQLLAEGYIESISRRGYFVCEIEQMMRAMEKEESVREIPYRKQEYKFDFTQTGVDANSFPFSIYRKITNEVWQLENKELLFLGHPQGEVSFREEIATYLYESRGVRCSASQIVIGAGTQLLIRILFQLLKGSCFAVENPGYHRKLVAFEQGEENVHMLSLDEDGICIPYLEDSGADVVFVTPSHQFPCGMIMPITRRMQLLHWARQRNGRYIIEDDYDSEFRYSGKPIPALQGLDTEGIVIYMGTLSKALLPSLRMSYMVLPKQLIELYQKQYLFYTQSVSRIDQEIIRRFLKEGHWEKHIHKMRVVYRKKRDALVVAIEKHFSTKVEVIGEDSGLHILLKVHNGMLEEELIERAAVSSIKVYPVSTYYKEETSDGNTVLLGFAILSEQEIEEAIQLLYKAWFGR; encoded by the coding sequence ATGTTAGAATTAACACCAAATTTGAGTGTGGAGAAAAAGTCTCCCTTATATGTACAGTTATATGAGTATATAAAGACAGAAATAAAAAATGGAGAAATCCCTCCCTTTACAAAGCTTCCTGCAAAAAGAAAGTTAGCTGCATATTTACAGGTAAGTAAAAATACAGTAGAAGCAGCTTATGAACAACTCCTTGCAGAGGGTTATATTGAATCTATTTCAAGAAGGGGATATTTTGTGTGTGAAATTGAACAAATGATGCGCGCAATGGAGAAAGAAGAGTCTGTAAGGGAAATCCCGTATAGAAAACAGGAATATAAATTTGATTTTACGCAAACTGGTGTAGATGCAAATTCATTTCCGTTTTCTATATACCGAAAAATTACAAATGAGGTATGGCAACTAGAAAATAAAGAGTTGTTATTTCTTGGTCATCCACAAGGGGAAGTAAGTTTTCGTGAAGAGATTGCAACATATTTATATGAGTCAAGAGGTGTACGTTGTTCAGCGAGCCAAATTGTAATAGGAGCTGGAACACAGTTGTTAATAAGAATTCTGTTTCAGTTGCTGAAAGGAAGTTGCTTTGCAGTTGAAAATCCAGGGTATCACCGCAAACTGGTTGCCTTTGAGCAAGGGGAAGAAAATGTTCATATGCTTTCGCTCGATGAGGATGGTATTTGTATTCCATATTTAGAAGACAGTGGTGCAGATGTCGTGTTTGTAACCCCATCTCATCAATTTCCATGTGGAATGATTATGCCAATTACAAGGCGTATGCAGCTGCTTCATTGGGCACGGCAAAGGAATGGACGATATATTATAGAAGATGACTATGATAGTGAATTTCGTTACTCTGGAAAACCAATACCAGCATTACAAGGACTGGATACAGAAGGAATCGTGATTTATATGGGGACTCTTTCAAAAGCACTGCTTCCATCACTCAGGATGAGTTACATGGTGCTTCCGAAACAATTGATCGAACTGTATCAGAAGCAATATCTGTTCTATACACAAAGCGTTTCACGAATTGATCAAGAAATCATTAGAAGGTTTCTAAAAGAAGGACATTGGGAAAAGCATATTCATAAGATGAGGGTTGTCTATCGGAAAAAGAGAGATGCTCTTGTTGTAGCAATTGAAAAGCATTTTTCTACTAAGGTCGAAGTAATTGGCGAAGATTCGGGTTTGCACATCTTATTAAAGGTCCATAATGGGATGTTAGAAGAAGAATTAATAGAAAGAGCGGCGGTAAGCAGTATAAAAGTATATCCTGTTTCTACGTATTATAAAGAAGAAACAAGTGATGGAAATACAGTTTTACTGGGATTTGCCATTTTATCAGAGCAAGAGATAGAAGAAGCAATTCAGCTGCTATATAAGGCATGGTTTGGCAGGTAA
- a CDS encoding GNAT family N-acetyltransferase, protein MEIHVLTKQEAEIYLELRVEGLKQNPEAFSSSYEDIINKECPIEYKAQKLAQDENYTLGAFKGDTLIGVATLETKPYVKQGHKAKIGSVYVSPKARGLGAGKSLIKACIDLAKKLEVEQIILDVVVGNDGAKKLYESLGFKTFGVQERSLKYNGQYWDEEHMVLFLDKEK, encoded by the coding sequence TTGGAAATTCATGTATTAACAAAACAAGAAGCAGAAATTTATTTAGAACTTCGTGTAGAAGGATTAAAACAGAACCCTGAGGCTTTTAGTTCTTCTTACGAAGATATTATTAATAAAGAATGCCCCATTGAATATAAAGCACAAAAGTTAGCACAAGACGAAAACTATACCCTTGGTGCATTTAAAGGGGATACGCTAATCGGAGTTGCGACACTGGAAACGAAACCATACGTAAAACAAGGACATAAAGCAAAAATCGGTTCTGTATATGTATCACCAAAAGCACGTGGGCTTGGTGCTGGAAAATCTCTTATTAAAGCATGTATTGACTTAGCAAAGAAATTAGAAGTAGAGCAAATCATACTTGATGTTGTTGTCGGAAATGATGGCGCGAAAAAACTATATGAATCATTAGGCTTTAAAACTTTTGGTGTACAAGAGCGTTCACTAAAATATAACGGTCAATATTGGGATGAAGAGCATATGGTTTTATTTTTAGATAAAGAAAAATAA